AGCGGATTGCTCTCGCCTTCTTGCATCTTTTTGGAAATATTTTCTACGACCACGATCGCATCGTCGATAAATATACCGATACCAAGCGTGAGAGCCAGCAGCGTGAGGCGGTTTAGATCAAAACCCAAAACGTCGATGATAAAAAACGTCCCCACGATACTAGCCGGGATCGCAAGCGCGGCGATGATAGTCGCGCTAAAGCTTCGCAAAAAGAAAAAGACGATGACGACGGTGAGCGCGACGCCTAGCATCATGTCAAATTTGACCTGATTTATGTGCTTTAGGATACTTTCGCTCTTTTCATAAACCCGCTCCACTTCGTAGTTTGCACCCAGTTTTGCCGCTAGTTCGCCAGTTTTAGCTTTGAGCGCGTCTATCGTCTCGATCGTGTTTGCGCCGCTTACTTTTATAGCGTCGAGCAGCACTCCGCGCTTGCCGTTATACATCGCTACGGCGTCGGTATCGTGATGAGATAGCTCCACGCGCGCTACGTCTTTTAAAAACACGTCTTTTTGCAGGCGGATATCCTCTAGCTCGCGCACGCTTTTAGCGTCGAATTCGCTCTTTAAAAATATCTCAAATTCGCTATTTTCCAGCTTACCCAGCGGCGCTTTTAAATTTTGCGATTTGATTATATTTATGACAGAGGCCGCGGTCAGGGCGTATTTATCTAGCTTAAACGGATCAAGGTAAATTTTAATCTCAGGCTCCAAAAAGCCCTTATCATCGACCTTGCCAACACCTTTTACGCGCTGCAAAAACGGCTTTGCTTCGTCTTTGACCGTTTGCATGAGCGCGGTTAAATTTTCGTCATTGCGGCTAACGAAAAAGCTCGCCACCTTGCCGCTGTCGCTACTAATTTTCTCTATCTCGGGCTGGGCGTCGAGCTTTGCCTTTGCGACCTTGTCGCGCACGTCGTTTGCGGCGACGTCGATGTTTTTCTTGAGATTAAACTCAACCAAAACGATGCTGAGGTTGTTAAATGTATAGGATCTAATTTTTTTGATACCGTCTATCGTCGAGACCTCGTCCTCGATCTTTTTAGTGACCCTGCTCTCGATGAGGCTCATATCGCCCGGCGCGTAGGTCGTGATCTTAACCAGCGGGATGACGACCTCAGGAAAGAGATTTACCGGCATCCTAAGAAGCGACATCGCGCCGAAAAATACGAGCGCGACGAAAAACATCAGCGTCGTAATCGGGCAATTTATGGCTAGTTTATACATTTCGCGCCTTCGCCAAAACTGCCTTTTGCGTCAAATTTACCCGTCCGCTCTGCTCCATAAAAAGCGTTTGGCGTTTGGCGGCAAGCAAAAATTGCGCCGCGTCAAATTCGGCGTTTAAATTTATATCTCGCTGTTTATACGATAAATTTGACCCGCTCATCAAATTTGCATTTTTCGCAGCGGAGTCAAATTTAACGCCGCGCGCCGAATTTGAGCTCGAATTTATCTCGCTTTTCGTTTGCGATGTTAAATTTAAAAACCTAGCCGCGTCAAGGCTGACTTTTTTATCGTCAAATTTCGCGCCAGCAGCGGCATGACCGCCGCTTTTCAAGCCTTCAAATTTAAGCCCAAATGTTTTATTTTCGTCCTTGTTTTTAGGCTCGGCGGCATTTTTATCGCTCGTTGCATCCCCGTCTTGAGCGCTAGAGACGATATACCCCTCGCCAAAAAGTCCCAGCGTCAAATTTCGCGCCTGCACTTCGGCGTAAATTTTGCCATTTTTCGTGTCGATAGTCGGGTAGATGAGGCTGATTTTACCGTGCCTCTCCTCGCTTTGACCGTCTAGTTTATAGATAAATTCGCTACCGATTTTCACGCGGTCTTTAAATTTTTCGTCAAAGCTAAGCTTGAGCTTGACGTCTGGATATGAAAATACCGACATCAGCTTTTGCGCTACGCCGCCGACACCCTCGCCGACCTCGATACTCTTGCCCGAGATCGTCCCGTCAAAAGGCGCGAGTAGCCGCGTATCCTCAAGTCTTTTTTGCGACAAATTTAGCGCCAACCGTGCTCTGTTTTCGGCTAGTGCGGCATTTTTAAAATCAAATTCCGCATTTTCAAAAGCCTGCTTCGAGCTCACGCTTTGAACGAGCTTAAATTTATCTAACACGCTTTTTGCGTGGGCTTTTGCCGTCTGCGCGCTTTCTAGGTCGTTTTGCGCGAGCTTGACGGCTAGCTTTTCGCTCTCGTTTTCAAGCTCGAGCAGCACGTCGCCGCGCTTTACCGCGGAGCCTATTTCTACGTTTACGGCCTTTACGATACCCACGGCTTTTAGCGCGAGCTGCGCGTCTTTTGCCGCTGCGACGTCAAAGCTCGCATAGATCCTATCTTGGGCACAAAGCGCAACCGCCGCGCTCAGTAAAAATAGTAAAATTTTATTCATTTGCGCTCCGTTTTTTCGATATTTTCGGTGATTTTGCCGCCGCGCTCATATAGATACTCCGCCTTTTTGATCTCAAATTTACTCTTGCTTAGCTCCAGCGCGCTACCTGCGCTAAAGCTCTGCGCGGTCGCGTTTAAAAACTCGACGTACCCTAGCAGCCCAGCTTCGTACTTTTTGCTAACGGCATTTAGCGAGGTTTGCGCCGAGTTTAGCGCGCTTTTACCTGCGGCGATCTTTTGCTCGAGCGTCTTTAGATCGTTTTTGATATTTGCTAAATTTAGCTCGTTTTGCAAGCGCTTTTGATCTAAATTTAACTTCGCTTGCAGCGCGCTTATGCGCTTTATCTCGCGCCGCTTTTTGTTCGCGCCAAAATCAAACGCCTTCCAGCTAAAGCCCAAAATCAGCTCGTTTGTATTTAAATTTGGCTTAAAAAAGTCATTGAAATAGGGCTCCAGCACGCTTCTATACTGCGCGGGCAGCAAGTTTCTATCGTAATGCGTGCGCATAAAGGTGTAGGTATTTTTTATGAAAATTTGCGGGTTCGTCTCGGATGCGGTTATTTTTTCGTCTTCCAAAGCCGCGGCAAAATTTAGACTAAGCGCTTCAAGCTCTGGCTTTGCGCTTTTTTGCGGCGCGAAGTCGTCGTCTGCAAACGCGATCCTAGAGCCCGCTACAGGCTCTATATCTCTGCCAGTTAGCGCGTAAATTTGATTTTTTATCTCGTTTTGATTTTGCGTGATTTCGAGGCGTTCGGCGAGCGCCATGGCGTATCTAGCGTTTATCGCTTCATACTCGCTCTCGTCACTAAGTCCCGCGCGGTAGTATTTTTCCAGCCTATTTAGAGCGTTTTTTAGGTAGTTTATCTCGCCCTCTTTTGCAGTCGCGAGCTCGCCAAGCGACAAAAAGCTAAAATAAAGCTTGGTCGCGTTAAACGCGAGCAGGTTTTGATACTCCTCGTTTTTTAAAATTTCAGCCGCGCTAAGGTGCGAAAGCGAGCTTAGCAGGGCTTCTCTTTTGCCGCCGTCATAAACGGCAAGCTCCAAAATCGCCCTTGCCGTGGCGGCTCTTTGCGGACGCAAGACGTTTATGTCGCCGCTTAAAAAGCTGTATCCGCCCTCAACCCTGAGGCTTGGCATATACGCACTCTTTACGGCATCTTTTTGCAGCTGCGCTTTTTGCGGTTCGTAGTTTGAAATTTGAGCCAAATTTGAGCTCTGCGCAGCCAAAATCAGCTCGTGTAAATTTCCTTCAAATTTAATCTCCGAACCGCCTAAAAAAACGCAAAAACTCAAAAATATATAAATTTTTTTCATCTAAACCCTTCCCTGTTAGCTCTGGGCGGCGCGGGCTAAATTTGAGCGGATTTGCCCGCCCGGGGCCTGGCGCCGTAGGTAAAATAAAATAAAAATTTAAGCGGCGCGCGGAGCATTTTTAAGATTATAGCGATAAAAAACCTAATGAAAGCTTTTAACGAGGTTCATGACGAGCAAATTCCACCCGTCGACGAGCACGAAAATAAGCAGCTTAAACGGCAGTGAAATCATCGTCGGCGGCAGCATCATCATACCCATCGCCATAAGCACGGAGCTAACGACCATATCGATGACCAAAAACGGCAGATAGAGCAAAAATGCTATCTCAAACGCCGTTTTCATCTCGCTGATCATAAATGCGCTCATCACGACCGTGAGCGGGATATCATCAAAGCTTTGCGGGTTTGGCATATTTCTGATGCGTAAAAATAGCGCCAGATCCTTCTCGCGGGTATTTTTTATCATAAACTCGCGAAACGGCTTCACTCCGCGCTCAAAAGCCTCTTGGTAGCCGATTTGTTCGCTTAGATAGGGCTGCACGCCCGCTTCGTAGGCTTTCTTGCCCACAGGCTCCATGATAAAAAACGTAAGCACCATCGCAAGACTAATAAGCACCGTAGACGGCGGCATCTGCTGCGTGCCCATCGCCTGTCGCAGGAACGAAAAAACGATAATGAGCCGCAAAAAGCTAGTCATCATAAAAATGAGCGAAGGAGCCAGCGTGAGGACGGTGAGGACCAGTAGGACGTTTAGCGAGCTAACTAGCTGAGTGGGCGTAGTTGGCGCGCTTAGGCTGAGATTTACGGTCGGGATCGTGACGTTATCCTCGCCGATCGCGACCGACGCAAAGATAAAAAACAGCAAAAACGTCAGTTTTTTCAAATTTACTCCTGCGCGTCCAGTATACTTTTTTGCGTTTTGGCTTTGTCGTCTAAATTTAACGAAACAAAGTGGATCTCGACCCTGCGGTTTTTCTCCCTGCCCTGCTCGGTAAAATTCGTCGCAAACGGATCAAATTCGGCCTTTGCGGATGCGGTTAGCTTTTTAGGATCGACTCCATCTTTGATGAGCTCGCCAACCACGCTAATAGCCCTAGCCGACGATAGCTGCCAGTTGTCTTTAAACTCGGTAGACGCGGGCTGCTCGCTATCGGTGTGGCCGATCACGTTTGCTACGACGTCAGGCGGCAGCTTTGCTATAACCATCGCGATACGCTTTAAAAAAAGTAACGCGTCGTCGCTTTGCAGCTGGGCGCTATCTTTTGCAAAGAGTAAATTTGCGGGTAATCTAATCACAAATCCGCTCTCGCTCTCTTCAAAGGTGATTTCAGGCGAGCCGCTAGCGTGCAAAAGCTCGTTGATAGAGCGCAGCGTCTGCTCGAAATTCGACTTCACGCCCGTGCGTTCTTTATTTGAGGTGGCATGGTCGTCTTGATTTTGCTCGGCGCTCACATCAGGCTTTGCTCCGCCCTCAAGCACGCCTAGTGCTCCGTTTAGCGAGCCGATCGCGGCCTCTAGCTTCTTTGCGTCCATCGTACTCATCGAAAGAAGCAGTACGAAAAAGCAAAGCAAAAGCGACATCAAGTCGCCAAAAGCCGCAAGCCATTCGGGTAAGCATTTGGGGCAGTCGCTTGGATCGATTAACTTTTTAGCCATTTTTTCTACTTATCAAACTGACTAACGCGGTCTTTAGGCGGCAGAAACGATAGCAGTTTCATTTCAAGCGTCCTAGGGTTGTCGCCGGCTTGGATAGCCATTATGCCCTCTAGCATTAGCACCTTTGCCGTACCTTCGTCCTTGTCGCGGATACTTAGGATGTTTGCCACCGGCGAGCCGAGGATGTTTCCTATCATCGCTCCGTAAAGCGTCGTGATAAGAGCGACCGCCATCGACGGACCGATAGCCGAAGGATCGGACATGTTCATTAGCATCGCAACCAGGCCGATGAGCGTACCGATCATACCCATCGAGCCCGCAAAACCCGCGATTTGCTCAAAAATTTTGATATTATCGCCGTGCCTCGAGCTAGCCTGCTCCATATCTATCTCAAGCAGCGATCTGATGGCGTCCGGTTCGTTGCCGTCAACTGCCATGGATAAGCCTTTTTTTAGAAACGGATCAGTTTCGTTATTTGCGTCGCTTTCAAGCGCCAAAATACCGTCGCGGCGAGCTTTTGTAGAGTACTCGACCATTTTTTTTACGATTTCGGGCAGATTATAGGTTTTAGGTTTTGCGGCAATGCCGTAAAACGTGCCTAATTTTTTTATCTGCTCCATCTTAAAGCCGATCATCAAAGCGCAAATCGTACCGCCAAAAACGATCAAAACCGAGGGAATATCGATATAAGCTCCGATTCCGACGCCCATTTGCATCGAACCGAGCAAAAGCACCATAACAACTATCCAACCGACGACGCTACCTAAATCCATCTTGAACTTTCCACCTATAAAATTTGGTTTGTATTTTAGTTTTTTTTAGTTGAAAAAACAGTTAAACTCAGGCTAGCTCTTTGCAAAATACGTTCCAAACCGGTATAATTTTTTTCAAAAAACGCATTTTGGTTTAAATTTCGATTTTTGCGCGCTTTGGGCGATGAATTTTATCCTAACGTTTAGGCGCGATTTTAGAAGTAAATTCGGCTGATACCGCCAAGTTAAATTTTTAAAAGAGGGCAAATTTAAGGCGGCAAATCTACCGCCTTTACTAGAGTTAAATTTGATCTATTTTAAGGTAAAATTTTAAGTATTGAGGCACGAAGCTAGGCTAAGCTTAGCTAAGCTCTTTTTGGTTTAAACGCCCTTTTTGCCGTCATATAAAATCCGCTAAATATAAAAAGCGCCATCAAAAGCGAAACCGCCGACCACAAAATTTTACCCGCAATCCCGAAAAAATACCCCGTATGCAGCTGGTAGTTCGCGCTTTTTACCATACCCGCCGTTATGCCCTCGGTTTGCTTTTGCTCCACCATCTTGCCCTCTTTTACGTCTACGGACGTCATTTTAGGAAAAGCCGTACTAGGCGCATCAGGCTCGTAGTATCTGACGTTTATCTTATCTCCGGCTGCTAGCATCAAGCTAAGTTCTTTATACTCCGTGCCGCTTGATTTAAATATCTCGTAAGCTCTCTGCGCGTCGCTAAATTTATACTCGGCGCTCTTTTTAGCCTCGTCTTTTACAAGACCCGGCTTGGACTCGTTTTGGGGCATATTTTGCGAACTGACGAAAAGTTTCATTTCCATATCGCTATACCAGCGGTACGACCACGTTAGACCCGTTAAACAGATAACTAGATAGATTACCGCGCTTAAGGCGCCTAGGCTCGTGTGCAGGTTGTGAAAAAGGGCGTATTTTTTGAGTTTAAAATTCGGCGTGATAGCTGCGGAAAATTTTTGCTTAAGGCGCGGAAAATGTAGCCAAACGCCGCTTATCACGAGGATTATCATAGCAACCGTGCTTGCGCCTACGATCTGCTTGCCGACCTCGCCCGCAGTTTTGTCGCCGCTTAGCGCAAGGCCTAAATTTCGGTGCAGCGACATAACCGTGCGCACGAAAGCGGTGCCGTAGTCCTTGCCGATTATTTGCGCGGTATAGGGATTAACCAAGTACGCTTCGCTCCTGCTAGCGTAAATTTTGACCGCTTCGTTTCCGCTTTTTTGCAGCACCAGCCTTGCGGGCTGTTTGACGCCCGTTTGCTCGCTAAAGCTTTGCAAAATTTTCTCCACGCTTAGCATTTCGCCGGTTTTTTCGACCTTGACGGAGTTTAAATTTATAAGCTCCTCAAGCTCGTTTTGATACGACAAAATCGCGCCCGTAATGCCGACAAGAAGTAGCGGAATAGCAAAAACTATCGACAAAATTAGGTGGAGATTAAACAAAAATTTATTTTTCCTAAGCATTTTTTTAAAAAATGAAAACAAACCGTATCCTTTATCGTAAATTTGATTTTGATTATGCTAAAAGGTCGTGATTATATTGTTTAATCCTTAAGATTTTGTTAATCGCAAAAACCTTAATCGCGCATTTAGCAAATTTGAGATAAAATCGCTCAAATTTAAACAAGGAAAAAAGATGAGCGATATCGGCGTAGTGGTGCTTGCCGCGGGGCTTGGCACGAGGATGAAATCAACCAAACCAAAGGTACTTTTCGAGCTTTGCGGGGAGCCGATGATTACCCATATTTTGCGCAAGGCTTATGAGATCAGTAGCGACGTGAGCGTGGTTTTGAGCTATCAAAAAGAGCTCGTTGAAGCCAAAATCAAAGAAATTTTCCCCCAAACTAAAATTTACGAACAAAATTTAAAAGATTTCCCCGGCACTGCGGGCGCGCTAAAAAACATCCCGCTAAATAGCGAAAAAACGCTGATTTTGTGCGGAGATATGCCGCTTATCAAAACCAACGACCTAATCCGCCTAAGCGCGGGCAACGCAGACGTCGCGCTAAGCGTTTTTGAGGCCGCAGACCCCTACGGCTACGGCCGCGTCATCATAAATAACGGCAAAGTAGAGGCTATCGTCGAGCAAAAAGACGCGACTGAGACGCAAAAAATGATAAAAAGCGCAAACGCCGGCTGCTACTGCTTTAAAAGCAAAGTTTTACGCGAGATTTTGCCCCTCATCGGTAACGAAAACTCGCAGAAAGAATTTTATCTAACAGATGCGATAAAAATCGCAAACGAGCGCGGTCTAAAATGCTGGGCCGTCAATGTCGAAGAGCAAAATTTCATGGGCATAAACGATAAATTTCAGCTAAGCATCGCCCAAAATTTGATGCAGGATGAAATCAAGAAAAATTTGATGAAAGCGGGCGTGCTAATGCGTCTGCCAAATAGCGTCTATATCGATAGCCGCGCGAAATTTGAAGGCGAATGCGAACTGCAAGAAAACGTAAGCATCATCGGAGAGTGCCTCATCAAAAACTCCGTCATCAAAAGCGGCTCGGTCGTAGAAAACTCCGTCATCGAAGACTCGGACGTCGGCCCTCTAGCGCACCTGCGCCCAAAATGCGAGATCAAAAACACTCACATCGGAAATTTCGTCGAGCTAAAAGCAGCCAGGCTAAACGGCGTCAAGGCAGGCCATCTAAGCTATCTGGGCGACTGCGAGATCGGCCCTGGTACAAACGTAGGCTGCGGCACGATCACGTGCAACTACGACGGCAAAGCCAAGCACAAAACGATCATCGGCAAAAACGTCTTTATCGGCTCGGATACGCAGCTGGTTGCTCCCGTAAATGTCGGCGACGACGTGATAATCGCCGCGGGAAGCACCGTAACTAGCGACGTACCAAACGGCGCGCTAGCCATCAGCCGCACGAAACAGGTAAATAAAGAAGGCTTTTTCTACAAATTTTTTAACGACGCAAAAAGCGACGAAAATGCTAAAAAATAAAAAAATTTTGCTCGCGGTTTGCGGCAGTATCGCGTTTTATAAGGCTTATGAAATTTTATCCGCGCTAAAAAAAGAAGGCGCGGACGTGCGGGTTATGCTTAGCGACGGAGCGCTCAAATTTTGCTCGGAAGCAGGCTTTGAAGCGCTGTGCGAGCATAAAATTTTAACCTCGCGCACGGAGAGTTGGCAGGACGGGCTAAATCACATCGCCTATGCTAAAACCGATCTGATCCTCATCGCGCCCGCGAGCGTAAATACGATAAACAAGCTTGCAAGCGGCATTTGCGATAACGTTTTCATGCAGACTCTGATCGCTAGCCCCGCTCCCCTACTCATCGCGCCGGCAGCCAACGACAAAATGATAAATCACTTCTCCACACGCAAAAATTTCGAATTTTTAGCGGAAAACGGCGCGAGTTTTATCGAGCCGGTAGAAAAAACCCTAGCCTGCGGCGATATGGGCAAAGGCGCGCTAGCAGACGTTTCAACGATCATCTACGAAACCAAAAGAATGCTAACGGAGCCAAAATTTAAAGGACAAAAGGTGATCGTCACGGGCGGCGCCACGAGCGAAAAGATCGACGACGTAAGGGCCGTGACGAATTTATCCAGCGGCAAGACGGCAAAAGCGCTGGCGGACGCCTTTTACTACGCGGGCGCGGACGTGACGCTCATAGCTAGCTTTGAGACGGCAAACGCGCCATATAAAACGCTCAAATTTCAAAGCTCGGCGGAGTTAAAAGAGCTGCTACGCGCAAATTTGACGGACGCAAATTTGCTCGCGATGGCGGCTGCGGTTAGCGACTATGCTCCAAAAACCAAATTTGAAGGCAAACTAAAAAAGCAAAACTTAGGCGAAATTTGGACGCTAGAGCTAGCGCAAAATGACGACGTTTTAGGCTCTTTGGCGGATTTTAAAAACGTCAAAAAAATCGGCTTTAAAATGGAAACGGACGCCTCAAACGCTATGCAAAATGCAAAAAATATGCTTGAAAAAAAGAGCCTCGACGCCGTTTGCCTAAACGTGCTTGGCGGCGAGGTAAATTTCGGCTCGGATAGCACGCAAATCACCTTTATCACGCATCGGGGCGCGCAAAATATCGCGCTAACGTCCAAAGAGGATGCGGCGCGGCAAATCGTAAATTTAGCAAGCAAGCTATGATAAATCCCATCTCACGAGTGCAAAAAATCACAAGCGGCGGCGCTGGCACGGCTCTAAACGCGAGCCTGCCCATCAGTATCAGAGTCGCCGAAAAGACGGGCTACAATCGCTACAATCTCAAAATGGGCAACAAAATTCTAAGCACGAAAAGCATGAAAAGCCTCGACGTGGACGGCGAATACTGGGGCGAGATAGCAAGCGGCACCGAAAATATCGTGATAAGAAATCTCTTTAAAAAGCCGAGCTTATCCTACGCCGCGCCCGATGGACTCGCGCTAATAGAAAGGCTGATAGGCAAGCCTAATCTAAACTGGTTTTATGAATATATATTTAACGGCCTTAGCGCGGCAGACTCGCGAGAAACGTTTGAAAATCTAGCTCAAATGCTGCTTGCGCTACAAAAAAATATCATTAATATTTCGTTTGTTTATAACGACGCAAAAGG
The nucleotide sequence above comes from uncultured Campylobacter sp.. Encoded proteins:
- a CDS encoding TolC family protein; the encoded protein is MKKIYIFLSFCVFLGGSEIKFEGNLHELILAAQSSNLAQISNYEPQKAQLQKDAVKSAYMPSLRVEGGYSFLSGDINVLRPQRAATARAILELAVYDGGKREALLSSLSHLSAAEILKNEEYQNLLAFNATKLYFSFLSLGELATAKEGEINYLKNALNRLEKYYRAGLSDESEYEAINARYAMALAERLEITQNQNEIKNQIYALTGRDIEPVAGSRIAFADDDFAPQKSAKPELEALSLNFAAALEDEKITASETNPQIFIKNTYTFMRTHYDRNLLPAQYRSVLEPYFNDFFKPNLNTNELILGFSWKAFDFGANKKRREIKRISALQAKLNLDQKRLQNELNLANIKNDLKTLEQKIAAGKSALNSAQTSLNAVSKKYEAGLLGYVEFLNATAQSFSAGSALELSKSKFEIKKAEYLYERGGKITENIEKTERK
- a CDS encoding motility protein A, with the translated sequence MDLGSVVGWIVVMVLLLGSMQMGVGIGAYIDIPSVLIVFGGTICALMIGFKMEQIKKLGTFYGIAAKPKTYNLPEIVKKMVEYSTKARRDGILALESDANNETDPFLKKGLSMAVDGNEPDAIRSLLEIDMEQASSRHGDNIKIFEQIAGFAGSMGMIGTLIGLVAMLMNMSDPSAIGPSMAVALITTLYGAMIGNILGSPVANILSIRDKDEGTAKVLMLEGIMAIQAGDNPRTLEMKLLSFLPPKDRVSQFDK
- a CDS encoding efflux RND transporter periplasmic adaptor subunit codes for the protein MNKILLFLLSAAVALCAQDRIYASFDVAAAKDAQLALKAVGIVKAVNVEIGSAVKRGDVLLELENESEKLAVKLAQNDLESAQTAKAHAKSVLDKFKLVQSVSSKQAFENAEFDFKNAALAENRARLALNLSQKRLEDTRLLAPFDGTISGKSIEVGEGVGGVAQKLMSVFSYPDVKLKLSFDEKFKDRVKIGSEFIYKLDGQSEERHGKISLIYPTIDTKNGKIYAEVQARNLTLGLFGEGYIVSSAQDGDATSDKNAAEPKNKDENKTFGLKFEGLKSGGHAAAGAKFDDKKVSLDAARFLNLTSQTKSEINSSSNSARGVKFDSAAKNANLMSGSNLSYKQRDINLNAEFDAAQFLLAAKRQTLFMEQSGRVNLTQKAVLAKARNV
- a CDS encoding PepSY-associated TM helix domain-containing protein; its protein translation is MFSFFKKMLRKNKFLFNLHLILSIVFAIPLLLVGITGAILSYQNELEELINLNSVKVEKTGEMLSVEKILQSFSEQTGVKQPARLVLQKSGNEAVKIYASRSEAYLVNPYTAQIIGKDYGTAFVRTVMSLHRNLGLALSGDKTAGEVGKQIVGASTVAMIILVISGVWLHFPRLKQKFSAAITPNFKLKKYALFHNLHTSLGALSAVIYLVICLTGLTWSYRWYSDMEMKLFVSSQNMPQNESKPGLVKDEAKKSAEYKFSDAQRAYEIFKSSGTEYKELSLMLAAGDKINVRYYEPDAPSTAFPKMTSVDVKEGKMVEQKQTEGITAGMVKSANYQLHTGYFFGIAGKILWSAVSLLMALFIFSGFYMTAKRAFKPKRA
- the fliP gene encoding flagellar type III secretion system pore protein FliP (The bacterial flagellar biogenesis protein FliP forms a type III secretion system (T3SS)-type pore required for flagellar assembly.), with protein sequence MKKLTFLLFFIFASVAIGEDNVTIPTVNLSLSAPTTPTQLVSSLNVLLVLTVLTLAPSLIFMMTSFLRLIIVFSFLRQAMGTQQMPPSTVLISLAMVLTFFIMEPVGKKAYEAGVQPYLSEQIGYQEAFERGVKPFREFMIKNTREKDLALFLRIRNMPNPQSFDDIPLTVVMSAFMISEMKTAFEIAFLLYLPFLVIDMVVSSVLMAMGMMMLPPTMISLPFKLLIFVLVDGWNLLVMNLVKSFH
- a CDS encoding flagellar motor protein MotB, with the protein product MAKKLIDPSDCPKCLPEWLAAFGDLMSLLLCFFVLLLSMSTMDAKKLEAAIGSLNGALGVLEGGAKPDVSAEQNQDDHATSNKERTGVKSNFEQTLRSINELLHASGSPEITFEESESGFVIRLPANLLFAKDSAQLQSDDALLFLKRIAMVIAKLPPDVVANVIGHTDSEQPASTEFKDNWQLSSARAISVVGELIKDGVDPKKLTASAKAEFDPFATNFTEQGREKNRRVEIHFVSLNLDDKAKTQKSILDAQE
- the coaBC gene encoding bifunctional phosphopantothenoylcysteine decarboxylase/phosphopantothenate--cysteine ligase CoaBC; translated protein: MLKNKKILLAVCGSIAFYKAYEILSALKKEGADVRVMLSDGALKFCSEAGFEALCEHKILTSRTESWQDGLNHIAYAKTDLILIAPASVNTINKLASGICDNVFMQTLIASPAPLLIAPAANDKMINHFSTRKNFEFLAENGASFIEPVEKTLACGDMGKGALADVSTIIYETKRMLTEPKFKGQKVIVTGGATSEKIDDVRAVTNLSSGKTAKALADAFYYAGADVTLIASFETANAPYKTLKFQSSAELKELLRANLTDANLLAMAAAVSDYAPKTKFEGKLKKQNLGEIWTLELAQNDDVLGSLADFKNVKKIGFKMETDASNAMQNAKNMLEKKSLDAVCLNVLGGEVNFGSDSTQITFITHRGAQNIALTSKEDAARQIVNLASKL
- the glmU gene encoding bifunctional UDP-N-acetylglucosamine diphosphorylase/glucosamine-1-phosphate N-acetyltransferase GlmU; protein product: MSDIGVVVLAAGLGTRMKSTKPKVLFELCGEPMITHILRKAYEISSDVSVVLSYQKELVEAKIKEIFPQTKIYEQNLKDFPGTAGALKNIPLNSEKTLILCGDMPLIKTNDLIRLSAGNADVALSVFEAADPYGYGRVIINNGKVEAIVEQKDATETQKMIKSANAGCYCFKSKVLREILPLIGNENSQKEFYLTDAIKIANERGLKCWAVNVEEQNFMGINDKFQLSIAQNLMQDEIKKNLMKAGVLMRLPNSVYIDSRAKFEGECELQENVSIIGECLIKNSVIKSGSVVENSVIEDSDVGPLAHLRPKCEIKNTHIGNFVELKAARLNGVKAGHLSYLGDCEIGPGTNVGCGTITCNYDGKAKHKTIIGKNVFIGSDTQLVAPVNVGDDVIIAAGSTVTSDVPNGALAISRTKQVNKEGFFYKFFNDAKSDENAKK